Part of the Hyalangium minutum genome is shown below.
GATAATCCGAGCGCGCGCGAAATTTCCAATCGCTTCTCGATTTCTTAAAGCGCGTTAACCCGATTTACCCGCTTGCGGCCACCAGTACGGATGCGCTCTCCGCGCAACCCAGCGCTCGCTCTTCGAGCTCCGCGCTTGGGCTCCCCTCACTGGAGAAGCCACATGCGACTCTCCTTCGCGGAACGAAAGTTCTCTCTCTCTGCACTCTCTCTTGGGCTCGGCCTCGTGGTGACGCTGAGCACCTCCACCGCCATGGCGGCGGATGGGTGCACCTTCACATCCACCAACACCTGGGCCACCGGTTACTGCGCGGAGCTGCGCGTGACCAACGCCACGGGCTCCAATCTCCAAGGCTGGACCGCCACGTTCCAGTCGGCGCCCGGGATGACGGTCACCTCGCTGTGGAACGGCAGCTGGACAGTCGAGGGCTCGCTGAACAAGGTGACGAGCCAGGACTGGAACGGAGCCGTGCTCGCGGGCGGCGTGGCCACGTTCGGCTTCTGCGGCACACACAGTGGCACGGTCATCCCTCCTGTGAGCTGCACGCTGAGCGGATCATCGGGTGGCAATACGCCTCCGCCCAACCCTCCGGCGGACACACAAGCGCCCTCCGTGGTGACGGGGCTGAGTGTCCTGGCGAAGGCGCCGCGGAGCGTGGACCTGGCATGGCAGCCGTCCACGGACAACGTGGGCGTCACCGGCTACGAGGTGTTCCTCAGCAATGTGAGCACGCCGGTCGCCACGCTCACGGGCACGAGCGCGAGCGTGACGGGATTGACGCCAGGCACGGCGTACACCTTCACGGTGAAGGCGCGGGATGCGGCGGGCAATCGCTCCGCTGCCAGCTCGCCGCTCACGGTGACGACACCGAGCCCCAAGAAGCTCGTGGGCTACTTCATCCGGTGGGGCGTGTACGGGCGCGCCTTCTATCCGAAGACGCTGGATACGAACGGCACGGCGGCGAAGCTGACGCACCTCAACTACGCGTTCGGCAACGTGGTGAACGGCAAGTGCGGCATCTTGCCGTCCCCGCTGGGGGATTCGTGGGCCGACTACCAGATGGACTTCGACGCGGCCAAGAGCGTGGACGGCGTGGCGGACCTCTGGAGCCAGCCGCTCAAGGGCAATTTCAACCAGCTGCGGAAGTTGAAGGCGAAGTATCCGAACCTGAAGGTGCTCATCTCGCTGGGCGGCTGGACGTGGTCCGGGGGTATCTCGGATGCGGTGAGCACGCCGGAGAAGCGGCAGGCGTTCGTGCAGTCCTGCATCGACCTCTACATCCGCGGCAACATTCCGGGGCTGCCAGCCGGAGCGGCAGCGGGCGTCTTCGACGGCATTGATATCGACTGGGAGTTCCCTGTCTCGGGAGGGCTGGTGCCAGGCCGTCCGGAGGACACGGTGAACTACACGGCGGCGCTGGCCGAGTTCCGCCGCCAGTTGGATGCGGTGCGTCCGGGTCTGCAGCTGAGCATCGCCACGCCCTCGGCGCCCGGGAACTACTCGAAGATCGAGCTCGGCCGCGTCCACGCGTACCTCGATCACCTCAATGTGATGACGTACGACATGCACGGAGCCTGGGACTCGAAGGCGAACTTCCATTCGGCGCTCTACAACCAGACCGCGAACCCGGACAAGGCGCGGCGAGACAGCACGCAGGAGGCCGTGCAGGGCCATCTGGCCGCGGGCGTGCCGGCGAGCAAGCTCGTCGTGGGCGTGCCCTTCTACGGCCGAGGCTGGCAGGGGACTCAGGCGGGCCCGGCGGGAGACGGCCTGTACCAGTCCACGTGGGGGGCGGCGTGGGGCAACTCGGACGACGTGACGACGGGCGCCACGGGCCTCTTCGACTACTTCTACATCCGCAACGTGCTGGAGAGCACGGGCGTGAAGCGGCGGCATCCTGAAGCCCAGGTGCCCTACATCTACAACCCATCCACGGGGCTGTGGCTGAGCTACGACGACCCTGTCTCGATGGGCGTCAAGGGCGACTACATCCTGAACAACAACCTGGGTGGCGCGATGATCTGGGAGCTGAGCGGGGATGATCCCCAGGGCTCGCTCCTCACCGCCCTCAAGAGCAAGCTGAACCCTTGACCCGCTGGGGATGAGGATGCGGACAATGCCGGACACGGGTTCCGAGCATTGAGGTAACAGATGAGCAAGCCCGCCAGCCGGGCACGACAAGCGGTGTGGCGGGCCATCAGTGCCTCTGGGGTCAGCCGGCCTCTGCGGGCACTGCTCGTGCTGGTGGCGCTCGCGTATCTGACTGGCTGCGCGTCCAGCACGTCCGCGAGCAGGCCTCCAACATTCCCGCCCAGAGCCGCCCTGTCCGACTGCAACGAGGGCTGCGGCGGCTCGGGGTTCTGGGGGAAGAGGGATGACTTCCAGTTCCTCCAGCAGGCCGCTGGGCTGAAAGAGGACACCTGGCACAAGGCCGGAGAAGAGCTGGAGACAGAGGACGCGCAGACGCTCTGGGAGGCGCTGGCGCGGACGGGGACGACGCTCCAGAGCTTCGGTCCGCGCCGCTGTCTCGTCTTCGTCCTGCGAGAGGTGCTCTCCCGGGATGAGGACGTGCCCTATTCCAAGCTGTTGGAGCGCTTGCGCCCCTTCAACTTCCTGGCGGTGATGCGCCCGGATGGGTACCTGGTCAGCGCTATCACGGGCCACCCACTTCAGCGCATGGGCCGGGTGGAATTGCGCGAGGGCAGGCTCATGGCCGGCGCCTTCGAAGTGGGCGCCTTCTACCGAGGCAAGAGCGGTGTCTTCTACACCGTGGGCTCATCGCTCAGCGAGTCAGGAGCCATGGTGGGAGAGCTGGCCCTGGAGCGGGACTGGTTCAACGCCGCGCTGGATGGAAGTGAGGACGCATTGGGGGAGATGGCTCAGGCGCTCGCCGGGCTCATCCATGACCCCATCCGGAGTCTGAAGGGGCTCGAGCAACTGCCGTCCGCGGTCGCTGCCCTCATTGCATCTTCCCCTGAATACTTCGCGCACTACTCCGCCCTGCCCTTGCAGGAGCAGATCCGCGAAGCCGCCCGGTTATCCACCCACCTGCTCATGCTCTACGGCAGCTCGGCGGGGGCGGCCACACGCCTGGGAATGACAGGGGCAAAGCTGCCGGTGCTGTCACTCACAGCCGAGGGGGCGCTCGCGATCGAGCAGGTGGCGGTGCCCGTGGGCACCACAGCGGCGGCGCTGGGCACCGGCGCGGGTGCGGTCTACGTCCTCATGAAGCCCCCCGCTGATGGCTTCAAGTCCTTCACGGAGGACAACTTCCGGGAGAACCTCGCGCGGCTGACAGGGCAGACACCTCCAGGGGCCCATGCTCACCACGTGTTTCCTCAGCAGTTCGCAAGAGAATTTCGAGAAGCAGGAATCAACATCCACGATCCGAAGTTCGGCGCTTGGTGGGAACGTTCGAGCCATCTCAAGAACTCAGCCGCCTACAACAGGCTATGGCGAGAGCTTCTGGATAGAGAACCTCCTCCTACCCTCCATGAGCTGCTCCGATTCGGAAGAGAGCTGGGACACAAGTATGGATTTCAGGTCCACTACTAAGACATTTCCGGGCTTCGACAAGCTATTCCAATGGACGGAGTCAGGGGGCAGCCGAGCATTCCGCGGAGACCTTGATGTGGGGACGCGTGAAGAAGCCGTCGGGCTGCATCGTGCCGAACTGCACCCCAAACACCCCATCCAAGTTCGATGGGCCATGGGAAGCGCTCAGCCTGTCGAAGTGATCTGGGCGACGTATGCAGCCCCGATCATCGTCTCTGATTCCGTCGTTCATCTGCTCCGGTCTCACAGCTTTACCGGATGGTCTCTCTACGACGTCACCGTCCATGGCAAGCAGGGTGAACTGCTCCCCGGCTACCACGGTCTGGCCATCACCGGCCGGTGCGGAGCCATCGACTGGTCCAAGGGGCTCGCGGAGCCCAAGGTCTATCCGGCTCGCGTCTCCACTGTGTGGAAAGGGCTCTTCTTCGATCCCGCCTCCTGGGATGGCTCCGACCTCTTCGTGCCCACCAATGGGAACTACGTGTGCGTAGTCGAAGCCGTCAAGAAGGCCGTCAAGAAGGCCAAGGTCCGGAACGCGGTCTTCGAAGCGCTCGACCAGTTCGAGCGCTCCTGGGACCTCTGACGCCTCAGCGCTCCTCGAGCAGCATCTTCAACTCGCGCACGCGCCGGGTGACTTCGTCCCGGTCCAGCTTGCGGAACTCCTCGGGGAGCAGCTCGCGGCTGGTGCACTCCTGCACCGCCACCAGGTTCTGCAGCTCGATCTCCAGCGGGTAGCTCGGCGGGATGAAGTCCGCCAGCACCGCCTTCAAGTCATCCACGGACACCTGCTCGCGGCCCTCGGCCAGCGCCTTGAACTTGGCGCGCACCATCACCGCCTCGATGTCCGCGCCGCTGAACTGGCGCGTCCCCTGCGGAATCAGCGACGCGAACGACGGCACATCCACCGTGACGCCCGTCTTCTTCTGCATCACCTTGAAGAGCTCGTCGCGCTCCGCGTCCGTCTGCGGATAGAAGAGCGCCAGGTGCTCCTCCGCGCGCCCCTGCCGCTTCAAGTCGATCGGCAGCAGGTCCGGCCGCGCCGTCATCAGGAACCAGACGATCTTCCCGCGGTACTGCGTGTTGCCCATGAACGAGGCAATCGAGCCGAACACGCGGCTGCTCGTCCCCGAGTCCCCGCCGGAATCACGGTTGCCCAGGAACGTGTCCGCCTCGTCCACCATCACCGCCACCGGCCACAGCGCCTTGAGCAGCGTGAAGATGCGCTCCAGGTTCGACTCCGTGACGCCCTGCCACTGGCTCCGGAAGTTGAGGAACTTCACCGCCGGGATGCCAATCTCTCCGGCGAAGCTCGTCACCATGAACGTCTTGCCCGTGCCCACCGGGCCGCTGATGAGGTAGCCCATGGGCATCACCTCGTTGCGGCCCTTCTTCAGGGCGTTGGCGGCGTGGCGCAGCATCTCCTTCGCCTTGCCATGGCCCGCCACCGAGTCCAGGTTGTTGTTGGGCTCGATGAACTCCAGCAGGCCGTGGCACTCCGCCTGGATGATCTCCTTCTTCTTCTCCTTGAGCTGCTCGGTCGTGACGCGGATGTCCCGCTCGATGGCCTCGGTCAGCACCCGGTCCAGGTTGATGCGCGACAGGCCCGCCGTCATCTTCGCCAGGGCCGCCAGCGGCACGTCCGACACGGACTGCAGCTTCTTGCCCTCCAGCTTGTACCGCACGTAATCCAGCCGCTCCTCCTCGGTGGGCAGCGGCAGCTCGATGGGCGCCACGTACGGGTTGCGCGAGATGCGCGGAGAGATGTCCGCCAGGTTCTCCGCCAGCAGCACCACGGAGATGTCGTTGGACAGGAAGTTCGGATCGTGCGCCCACTTGTCCAGCGTGGCCACCACGAAGCGGTCCTCCGCCGACAGGTGGCTCATCTCCCCGCCCGGCACCAGCGTCTCCGCGAAGTCGATGATGAGCGCCATCGACTTGCCCTCGCTCAGGCGGATCCGCAGGAAGTTCTCCAGAATCTGGAGCGCCCGGCCCGGATCCCTCGGCAGCGACTTGGCGTAGTCCGTGCCATACATGGCGTCGTAGCCCGTCATCGCCCGCTGCAGGTCCTTCTGCGTCTCCGGCGACGAGGCGCGGATGCCGGACGAGCGGTCGTAGAAGATGACGTGGTCACGCCCGCCGAAGAGCTCCTCGGCCAGGAACGTCTTGATGGTGCCGTAGCCCCGGCTGCCGTCCTCCTGGGTAAGGGGCTGCAAGTCCCTCACCGCCCCGTAGAGCAGGAAGGTGGCCACGGTCTTCGTGTAGTACTTCTGGGCCAGCTTCTGGGCCCAGCGAGGCAGATCGGACAGCGGATCCGACTTGTTCTTGCGCGCTTTGCTCACGGACAAACGTCCCTCCGCCCCTATGGCAGGGGCCCCAGTGCCCACCCGGCGGGGCAGGCGCGGCTACTTGCAGCCCGGCTGCTTCTTCAAGGCACCCTTGAGCACCGGCGTCTCCCCCGAAGCAGAGGGCACCGGCAGCTCGGCGTCATCGAAGCACTTCATCCTCAGGGTCACCTGCTTCACCCCCGCGGGCAGCTTCACCACCGCGGGCGTGGTGGCCCCCAGCTCCTTGCCGCTGGCCAGGATGGTGGCGCCCTCGGGCTCGGACTCCACGCGCACCGCTAATTCCGCCGGCTCCAGCCGCACCTTCACCTGAAGCGGCTCGGAGCCCGCGGGCGGGCTGTACTTCTGCTGGTGTGGCTTGTAGCCCGGCGCGCGCACCTCGATGACCATCTCGTCACTGGAGGGCAGATCCTTGATGAACGCGTCCTGCGAGCCCTGGGCGCGGATGACCTTGCCGTTGAGCTTCACCTCGGCGTCCTGCGGCACAGTGGCCAGCACCATGGACACGTTCTTCACCAGGGACTCGAGCTGGGCGGACACACGCGTCACCTGCGTGCCCGCCTCGATGTTCACCGTCTCGGTGAAGGCCTTGTAGCCCTCGGCGCTGACCGCGACGACGACCGGGCCCGCGGCCACCTGCTGCAGCACCACGCCGTTCGACACGGGGGCCTGCTGGGTGTTCAGCATCACCGTGGCCTTGCCAGCCACACTCGGCGGCAGCTCCACCATGATGAAGCCCATGGCGGGCGAGCGCGTCGCCAGGAAGCCCACCACGCTCAGCAGGACGAGCGCCGCGGCCCCAATGCCGCCCAACAGCACCACCTTGTTCCGGCCCTGAGGACGCTCCGACGGCGCCTCCTCATCGTCCGGGTCGGCCTCCTGCTGCTGCCGGTTGACCGGGGGCGGAGGGGGAGGCGGAGGCCGCGCGCCCAGGGGCGGCAGCGAGGGCGTCGTAGGCGCCGCGGAGGGCGAATGCCGGTGGGGCGAACCCGCCGGGCTCAGCATGGGCGGCCCCCCTGCCGGAGCATCCGGGCGGACAATGCGCGGCAGCCCGTCCCCGGGATTGCGCCCCGGATTGGACGAGCGGTTGGGCGAAGCGGGCGCCTCGGGCTGCGCGCCCACGGCGGGCATCCCGAACACGGACGGCCGCACCTGCACATTGGGCGTCGGAGTCACGACGGGGATGTTCGAGGTGGACGCACGAGGAGGCGCACCGTTCCCACCCGAGGGAGGCCCGATGACGGCCGTCTTCCCCGTGGAGGGCGGATCGCCGTCGCCCAGGCCCACGCGCTCGGACTCGAGCGGCGTCACGGCACGGCCCACGCCCGGCTGCGTCCGGGGCTCGTCGTTCTCGTCGAAGTACTCGCTCGAGTCCACCAGCATGGTCGCCGCAGACTCGTCGTCCTTGGGCGCCGGGGTGGCCGCGGCGGCCGTGAGCTTGGGCAGCGCGGTGAGCGAAGGCGTGCGGCGGATGGCCTCGCCTCCCGACACACTCGGCCCGAGGACCGCCGTGGCCCCCGCGCTCACCTTGGGCATCTCCGCGGGCGTGGGCAGCGGAGGCAGGAGCGGAGCGGCCGGGGAAGCGCTCGGCGTCGGAGAGCCGCCGAAACCGGCCTCGATGGCGGAGAGCATGCCCTCGGGGGGCTTGATGGTGGAGTACTCCGCCAGGCGCTGCTTCTCGCGCTCCACGTCCTCGGCGAAGGTGGCCTTCATGTACTGCATGAGGTCCTTGCGGCCGAAGATGGAGTCGCTGGTGATGAGGAAGCGCTGCAGATCGTCGCCCAGCTCGCTGGCGTACTGGTAGCGCTCGTCCACGTCCTTGGCGAGCGCCTTGAGGACGATCTTCTCAAGCTGCTCGGGAACCTTCCGGTTGTACGTGGACGGGTTGGGGACCTCTGCCTTGCGCACCTTCTCCAGCACGGAGAAGTCGCTCTCGCCCACGAAGAGCCGCTCACCGGTGAGCATCTCGTAGAGACACACGCCGATGGCGAACACGTCCGAGCGCCGGTCCAGCGGCAGGCCGCGGATCTGCTCCGGGCTCATGTAGCCGAACTTGCCCTTGAGGATGCCGGCCTGCGTCTTCGTCGCCTTGCCCGCGGCCTTGGCGATACCGAAGTCGATGACCTTCACCTCGCCCTCGAACGAGACGAGGATGTTCTGCGGGGAGATGTCACGGTGGACGATGTTCAGGTCCCGCCCCATCTGGTCCTTCTTGCGGTGGGCGTAGTCCAGGCCCTCGCACATCTTGGCCACGCAGTAGGCCACCAGCGGGATGGGGGCGGGCTCTCCCTTCTTCCGGCAGCGATCGAAGATCGCCCGCATGTCCTTGCCGGGGATGTACTCCATCGCGATGAAGTAGCTGTTGGAGATCTGCCCCAGCTCGTAGATCTGCGCGATGTTGGCGTGAGCCAGCTGGACGCTGATCTTCGCCTCATCGATGAACATCGTGATGAACTCTTCGTCCTCGGCGATGTTCGGCAGGATGCGCTTGATGGCGACGAGCCGTTCAAAGCCTCCGGCGCCGAAGGTCTTCCCGCGCCACACCTCGGCCATGCCGCCGATGTTGATGCGGTCGAGAAGGAGATACTTCCCAAAGGGAATGGGCTGCCGCTTCGGTTGAGAGGTCGTCACGAGATTCGGGGTTCTCGGGTGAGAAGACCGGAGCCTAGCGACCGCCCCTCTCTAGGGTCAACCATCGCACGCCAAGGCGGGCGTGTAGGCGAGCCCCCGCTCAGGGCCCCGGGCGAGCGTCCGTCCCCCCGCTGGAGGCCGCGGGTGGAGCCTCCTCCTCGTCCTCTTCTTCTTCTCGGAAGGCCGGATCCATGCCCATCCCCGGGTCACCTTCACCCTCCCCGGGAATCACGGGCTCGACGAGGGCAAAGCGCACCTCCCCGTTGGCGGACATCACCGCCGGGGAGCCAAAGCGCTGTCCGCCCGGGAGCCCCACGAGGGTGATCCACGCGCCCTGCCGGCCCGGCGCCACACAGTAGATCAAGGTCCCCGGCTGCAAGCCGGGTGCCTCGCTCACAGGACCATTACAGTCCTGTCGCACCTGGAGGGTGTACTGACTGACCGGCTGGCCTCGCACGAGGTAGGGCGGGCGTCCCAACTTCTCGAGGAGGGGGTTGAGGACGGCGGGCTCGGCGGGGACGGCGGTGGGGGTGGCCAGCTCCTGAGCCTGCTCCTGGAAGGACCGGAGCGCCAGGGAGGCCATGTCCACGGAGCCCAGGGGCGTACGGCGCTCGGCGACGACGAGATCCACGAAGAGTGCACCCACCAGCACAATGGGCAACAGCCGGTAGCCCTTGTAATCATCGCCCCGGCGCTTGATCAGGCCCCACAGCCCCCCACCCAGGGCGAGCGCGCCGAGGATGAGCACCCCTGCGGGGCGGACCAGGGAGGGCGGCTCGGTGAAGGCGGCCACCTCGGCGGTACGGGACCGGAGGGCGTCACTCACATCACCGCCATAGAGCCAGGCCAGCAGCAGCAGACAGCCCCCATTGGCCAGGAGCATCTTTCGAGAAGGGAGCGTCATCCGGCGAGTGTCCGAGCAGGGTCCGTGGCGGCGGCGCGACGGCTGGGGAAGTAGGCTCCGGCGAGCGCCGCGACGAGTCCGAGCGCCACGCCCCCGAGCACCACCGGCCAGGGAAAGGAGAAGAAGCTATCGGGCTTGAAGGGGAAGTCCGGCAGGTACCGGGCCGCGAGCCGGTTGATGGCGAACGCCAGGAGCAGGGCCAGGGCGGTGCCAGTGGCGCCTCCGAGCAGCCCGACCACCCCGGCCTCGGCGAGCACGATGTTGCGTACATCCGAGCGCGAGGCCCCCACGGCCTGCATCACGCCGATCTCCTTGGCGCGCGCGCGCACCGAGGCGGAGAGCGCGTGGGCGATGTTCACCGCGGCCAGCACGCAGATGAGGATGGACAGCAGCGCGAGCGCGGAGGTGGTGAGCGTCACGGCGGCGCCCGCATTCTCGGCGAGCCGCCGCTCTTGGTCGTCGATCTCCAGACCCATCTCCTTCACAGCCGCGACGAGCCGCGACACCTGGGAGGGGTCCTGCGCCACGAGGGTGACGCCGGTGAACGTCTCGCCGTCCACACCCGAGGCCTTGTTGAGGCGGATGGCCGTGTCGAGCGGAATGGTGATGCCGGCGAGCAGGCCCCGATCCGAGGCCCCCACCACCTGCGCCTGGGCGGCCGTGGTCGGGCCCGGAGCGGCCTGGGCCACATAGGAGCGGTTGAACTCCACCGGAAAGCCGAAGCCGACGATCATCTGCGGCGAGAGCTGGGGCAGCTTCCGGGCCGGGGCAAAGGTCTTGTTGTAGATCTCCAGGAGCCGCGTGGAGATGACGGCGGGGATGGGCTGATCCGGTCCCGAGTCCTTGAAGGCGCCGAGCTGGACGTCCTTCTCCACCAGCCCGGGGTCCACGCCCACGGCCAGCACCTCCATACCCATGCGCAACCGGGAGCCGAAGAAGGCGCCCTCGTAGCGGCTGACGGCGGGCACGCGGACGTTCATCTTCCGGTACACCTTCTCGACACCGGGCAGCGCGGCCAGGCGCTCCACCGTCTCATTGTCCAGCTTGCCGCCCCCGAGCAACGAGCCGAGCGACACGGCCGGAGGCACCACGTCCACCAGCCGCGCGTCCGTGGGGAAGATGCGCTCGCGGATGACGCGGCCCACGCCCAGGCCCAGGCCCACGAAGAAGACGAGCGCGCCCACGCCCACGGCCACGCCGAAGGCGGAGAAGAACGCGCCCTTGCGCTCGCGGGCGAGGCTGAGGCGGACCAACCGCGAGAGGGCGGAGAGCCTCATGGCGTACCTCCGGGAGCGGGACGGACGGGCTCCTCGACGAGCTTGCCCTCCTTGAGCCGCAGCACACGGCGGGCGGCGGAGCTCATGCGCTCCTCGTGGGTGACGGCGAGCACGGTGAGCCCCTCACGGTGCAGCTCGTGGAAGAGCTGGATGACCCCCGCGCCCGTGGCCGCATCGAGGTTGCCGGTGGGCTCATCGCACAGCAACAGCTTGGGGTCCGTGAAGAGAGCGCGGGCGATGGCCACGCGCTGGCGCTCGCCGCCGGACAGCCGCACCGGGGCGCGGTCCTTCTTGGCCAGGAGCCCCACCCGATCCAGCATGGCTTCGGCCCGCTTGCGCGCATCGAGCGACTCCGCGCCGAAGTGCGAGGGCATCAGCACGTTCTCCACCGCCGAGAGATTGGGGATGAGGTGGAAGGACTGGAAGACGAAGCCCACGTGCGAGTTGCGGAAGCGGGCGAGTTCCTGGTCTCGCAACCCGCGCAGCTTGACGCCGCCCACCTCCACATCGCCGGTGTAGTGGACGTCCAGGCCGCCGAGCAGGTGCAGCAGCGTGGACTTGCCGCTGCCCGAGGGCCCCACCACCGCGACGAAGTCCCCCTGCTCGACTTCGAGCGACAGGCCATCCAGCACGCGCACCAGCGTGCCATCCCCATCGTGGTACTCCTTGACGATGTCTCGGGCGCGGATCACTGGGCCTCGGTGGGCTGGGGCGGAGTCTGAGCCGGGGGCTGGGCCCCAGGCTGCGCCGCAGGCGGCGCGAGGGTCAACTTCAACGAGAGCTCCGCCTGCACGGCCTTCTCCTTCTGGGACACGCTGAAGGTCACCGCGCGCAGGTCATCCGTGGCCTCCAGCCAGCGCAGGGCGGTGGCGCGGATGGCGAAGCCTCCCACGCCCCAGGCCTCGGACGGGAGGTTGCGCACCGAGTCCGCCAGCTTGCGCAGATCCAGCACCATGAAGAGGACCGCGTCCTTCACCGAATCCCGGAGGTCCTGCGCCACCACGCTCTCTCCCGGCTTGCCCGCCAGGCCCGTGAGCGCCGCCTCCAGCCGCGCGCGAGGCGCCGCGAGCACCAGCTTCCCGTCCACCTCCGCGAAGTGAGCGCCCTCCCCCGCCCGGTACGAGGTGAGGTACACGCGCTTGCCGTTCACGTCCTCGGGCTTCACCTGCGCGCCGAAGTTGCCAGCGATGGCGGGGATCTTCTCCAGCGTGGCCTGGGCCTTGGCCGCGTCCTTGGCCTGAGCGACGGCCATCAACTGCACGTACTGGAAGGGACTGGTTCGGCGGATGTCCAGCTCGGGAACCCCCGCGCCCAGGTTGACCGTGGGCGCCAACGCCACCCCCAGCGAGATGCCGCTCTGCAGGTTGTCGAGCACCTCGCCCTTGATGTCGAAGTTGCTCTGCTGCACCGCGCGGGTGACATACGGGCCGACGATGTAGGGCCACACGCCGCTGAGTGTGGAGGGCTCTCCGCGGTAGCGCATGATGAGGAAGCTGTCCGCGGGCAGGTAGCCGAGCAGGTCCGGCCCATCCTTGGGAACGAGCGGAGAGAGGGACTCCTGGGTGTCGGGCCACGGAGCGTCCGCGCGGAGCGTCACGGACTGATCCTCGATGCGACCCGTGACGGTGAGTCCCTGCACAGTGCCAGGGCGGATGACCTGGGTGCCGCCGGGGAAGTAGAGGTGGAAGTCCCGCTCCTTGGGGAGCCGCCCCAGCGAGGCGGTCATCACCGGCTCATCCACGAGGCTCTTCTCGAGCGGCAGCGAGGCCATCTCCGGCAGCCGCGCGACGACATTGCCCGGCGCCACCAGCACGAAGTCCCCGACGAAGAGCATGCCCAGTTGGGGCGTGGGAGCGCCCTTGCGGCTGAAAGTGATGAGCGTGCCGCCGCCCGACTTCTCCTCCTTGCGCTCGGGGGCGCCGAGGCGGTTGCGCGCGAGGTTGCCGAAGGTCTCCTCCAGGGCCTTGGCATCCTTCACTCCGAGCACGGAGAAAGACTGGCCGGGCACGAGGACCGCCACGCCCGCGCCCTTGCCGGGATCGATGCCCGCCTTCTCGATGGCCTGGCGGCTGCGCAGATCCACGCCGATCTGGCGCATCACCGAGGTGACCACCGCGTCCGCGGACGAGGAGTTCTGCAGTTGCGCCAGGAAGGAGGCGATCTTCAGGTTCTGGAAGCGCGCGAGCTTCTCGCCGAGCGTGCCGAGATCCTGAACGACGATGGCGAGCTGCACCTCACGCGGCAGAAAGCGCTCGACGGTGGGGGCCTTGCCCCCCGGGGCAGCGGGGCCCGCCTCTTTCCCACAGCGTGAGCAGCCAGCGAGCACGACGAGGAGGAGCAGCAGGGACCAGGACCAAGCGCGGCGGAGCATGGGGCGGAGTGCAGACGGACCCGGGGCCAGAGTCAATTTCTTCCTGACATCTCAGCGGGATATTCACAGTGGGCGGCTTGTTCATGGCTGGACAGGCTGCTAACAGGGCCGCCGGGCCTGCGGAGGGCGGCGTTGGATCCCGCCGCGCAGCGCCCTCTCGCTGGGAGGGTTCACACATGCGCAAGTACGTCTCGGTCTGGGCCAGGACTCTGGCCTGCCTGCTGGTCCTCGTGTCCGCTGCAGCGGCCGAGGCAACAACGGTCCGGGTCAACTACGACGTGGGCTACGGAAACCGCATCACCCTGCGAGGCAGCAAGTCGCCGTTCTCGTGGACCACAGGGGTCAACGCCACGTGGGCCACGGGCAACGCGTGGACGTACACGTGGCCGGACAGTGTGGGGGACGTTGAGCTCAAGCCGATGATCAACGACGCCACGTGGTCGATCG
Proteins encoded:
- a CDS encoding ABC transporter permease; protein product: MRLSALSRLVRLSLARERKGAFFSAFGVAVGVGALVFFVGLGLGVGRVIRERIFPTDARLVDVVPPAVSLGSLLGGGKLDNETVERLAALPGVEKVYRKMNVRVPAVSRYEGAFFGSRLRMGMEVLAVGVDPGLVEKDVQLGAFKDSGPDQPIPAVISTRLLEIYNKTFAPARKLPQLSPQMIVGFGFPVEFNRSYVAQAAPGPTTAAQAQVVGASDRGLLAGITIPLDTAIRLNKASGVDGETFTGVTLVAQDPSQVSRLVAAVKEMGLEIDDQERRLAENAGAAVTLTTSALALLSILICVLAAVNIAHALSASVRARAKEIGVMQAVGASRSDVRNIVLAEAGVVGLLGGATGTALALLLAFAINRLAARYLPDFPFKPDSFFSFPWPVVLGGVALGLVAALAGAYFPSRRAAATDPARTLAG
- a CDS encoding ABC transporter ATP-binding protein, with the protein product MIRARDIVKEYHDGDGTLVRVLDGLSLEVEQGDFVAVVGPSGSGKSTLLHLLGGLDVHYTGDVEVGGVKLRGLRDQELARFRNSHVGFVFQSFHLIPNLSAVENVLMPSHFGAESLDARKRAEAMLDRVGLLAKKDRAPVRLSGGERQRVAIARALFTDPKLLLCDEPTGNLDAATGAGVIQLFHELHREGLTVLAVTHEERMSSAARRVLRLKEGKLVEEPVRPAPGGTP